The Acetonema longum DSM 6540 genomic sequence CCTTGTTTCTGTCCAAAGCTTTCCGTCCGGAGATATGTACCAATTCTTTGACTCCCAAGGATTGCAGATTCTTTTCTATGCTGCCCAGAAAATCGCCGCCAATGATCACAACTGACACTAAACCCACCTGCTTTCTTATTTTTAATGTTTTGTTTTGAAATAAATATGGATATCTGCCGAAGACCCTTCGTCGTATAGTAGAGTCCCCCGAATGGTCTTGCATTAAACGATAATGAAATTCATTCTCATTTAATTTTACGCAAAAAACCCTCACTTGTCAAGCCAAAGTTGTAAAAGTATTTTCCAGGAGTCGGAACAGGCCCCTGAAACTGTTTGTCCAGATACATCCTGTGACGGATTGGCCACAACAAAGGATTTTTCCCCTCGAAAAGAGAAATGAATCAATGCTGTTCTCAATTGCATCCAGCCAGATTCACTATAAGGAGGTTAACTCAAGGATGGCTCTTCGCGTCCTCATTTTATCCGCATCGGTCGGAGCCGGTCATCTCCGTGCAGCGCAGGCTGTGGAACTGGCTTTGCGTGAAATTCACCCCGATGCCATGATCCAAAACCTTGATGTCCTGGAGTTAACCAACGCGGCGTTTCGCCGCCTTTACGGCCGGGCTTACCTGGACTTGGTTCACAAAGCGCCTCATGTCCTGGGCTATATTTACGATATGCTGGACCAGCCGGGCTGGTTTACCCACAACGGCGGAGACCGTCTGCGCCAGCTCATGGAACAGCTCAACCTTAAGCCTTTTATTGACTTGTTGACCTCGCAGCCTTGGGACCTTGTTCTTAATACTCATTTTCTCCCTGCCAGCATCATTGCTTCGCTAAAAAACGAAAATCGTCTCCAGCTGCCTCACGTTACTGTTACCACTGACTTTGATACCCATCGTCTGTGGGTCAATCAACCCTGTGAACGGTATTTCACCGCTGCCGAAGAGGGAAAAATCAATCTGACCGCCTGGGGCGTCCCTGTCGGCGATATTATACTTACCGGCATCCCGATTCACCCGGTTTTCGCCCAGCCCAAGAGCCGCCAGGATTGTTGCCAGCGCCAGGGCCTGTCCGGGGACCGTCCTCTCGTTCTCCAACTGGCCGGAGGCTTTGGCGTCGGCTCGATCGAACGGATTTACCAGTCGCTCCTGACCGTTGAGCAGCCCCTGGAGGTCATGGTAGTAGCCGGCCGTAACGTTAAGGTCAGACAGCAGTTGGAAACCCGGGCCTGTCCCCCGCGGCATCGCACCCACATCTTCGGCTTTACCGACCAGATCGACGAATTAATGGCTGCTGCCGATATTATTGTTTCCAAGCCCGGCGGCCTGACAACGGCAGAAACCCTGGCCAGGGGCGCCGCTATGGTGATCGTGGACCCGATTCCCGGTCAGGAAAGCCGCAACAGCGACTTTCTGCTGGAAAATGGCGCTGCCGTAAAAGTCAACAATCTCTCCACTTTAGCTTATAAAGTCAGTTCCCTGCTGGCTGACCCCGGCAGGCTGCGCCAAATACAGGACAACGCCTGTCGCATCGCCCGCCCCCGCGCCGCCTTCGACGTGGTTCAGCGTTCCCTGGAGTTGTTGAGCTAATCTCCGGCGTAAACAAAATGCCCTCACATGCCGCAAAAACCGGCCTGAGTCCCCAATGGGAGCGGGCCGGTTTTCTATTGGATCCTGCTATGTTATTTAACGGCCTTTGCTTAACCTATTTGCCGGGGTTCGCCGCGCCGGGCACAGTCAGACCGCCCGGAGACATCAAAATAATGCGGGGATCGGGTCCCGGCTTGGCGTAAGCCAGTTTCCGGGCCTCCTGAGTATTTTTAGCCGGAATGAACAGCAGGGTAAACGCGGCGGCAATGAGGATAAGAAAAGCCATCCGGACTAAGGCCGGATGGCCGTCGCAACCATTCTGTCTATTGACAAGGGTCTGCTCTCAGGCGGCAGACCTGTCGATAATGCTTCTGATATAGGACACATCGGCGGCAATACCGGCAATATCGCCGGCGCACTGTTTGCCGTATTCAATGACCAAATCCGCCTGAGGCGTAAATTGCCCGCAGCAGGTCAAAACCTGCGCCATATCCAGTGTGCCGTCGTGAATACGGTTATGCTGGTCCTCTCTGCCGTCATTATTGTGCAGATGGTAGGCGATAATCTTATCCGCCAGCTTTCGAATGACCCGCGGGATATCCCAGCCGTTGGCATGAGCGTGGCCCACATCCAGCAGGATTCCATCGGGAATGGCGGCAGCCATATCAATGAACTGGGTTTCGTCAAACAGCATGTTGCCGCTGGCCAGCACGCCGGCATTTTCCACTGCCAGCCGGGCGCCGCAGAGCCGGGCTTCGTATCGCAGCTGCGCCAGGTTTTGGGCCGCTGTGTCGATCATTTCCTGCCGCTTCTGTGGTTCCACCCGGCAATTATTGTGATGGAAGACGATATAGCGGCTGCTCAGCCGCTCCGACAGTCCAAAGGTCCGGCGGAAGTAAGCCATGGATCGCTCGTAGTCCGGCGTGCCGGCGGCTGCGCTGTGCTCGGTGCAGTAATAAGGGCCGTGCAGACTGATCGGATAGTGGGAAAATTGGGGCATATACCCCTCCAATTCGCGGCAAAAGACTTCACTTTGCCACTCTGGGAACAGCTCGATGCCCACCGTCCGGTCGCCGATTTGTTCCATCAGGGTGAAAATTCGATGCATCTGCGACGGACTATATAGATTGGTACTGATATATATTCTCGACATGATATGCCTCCGGATAGCCGATATTTTGCGTCGTCTGACAGTCAAACAGATGAATTTTGCCAGGATCCGGGGTAAAATACACCGGCTGACCCGTCTGCCAGTCGCTTCTGTCGCAGATCGCGGCCACCTCGCTGCCTTCCACGTCCAGATAGACGCCCCGGCGATTGCCGTAATCCTCCACGTATTTCACCACGCCGGCCAAGGCATTGTCCGGTTGTTCCCATTCCAGGCGGATATGCTCCGGCCGGATGCCCAGATACAGTTCCCGGCTGCCGCTCTGGGCGACGCGGGCGCACCAGCCTTCCGGCAGTCTGACCGTCTGCCGGCCTACCTGCAGCTGCCGTTCCCCATACTGAGCCGGCAGAATATTGGCCGGCGGCGAGCCGATAAAGCGGGCAGTATAGACATTGGCCGGCCTGTTATACACATTGTGGGGTGTATCCAGCATCTGCAGACGGCCCTTGTGCATAAGTGCGATCCGGTCCCCCACCGTCATCGCTTCCACCTGGTCGTGAGTCACATAGACAAACGTCTGCCGATAGGCCTGATGCACCCTGACCAGTTCCTTGCGGGCATGGCCCCGCAGTTGGGCATCCAGATTGGAAAGCGGCTCATCCAGCAGCATCACGTCACTCCGCTTCACCACTGCCCGGGCCAGTGCCACTCGCTGCCGCTGGCCTCCAGACAGTTCCCGCGGCTTCCTGTCTTCCAGACCGCTCAGTTCCAGCATAGCAAGGACGGAACTCAAACGAGCGGCAATCTCCGCTTGTGGCAGCTTCTGAATTTTTAGGCCATAAGTAATGTTGTCAGCCACCGTCATATGGGGAAACAGTGCGTAATTCTGAAACACCATGCTGACATTCCGCTCACCGCTGGGCAGGTCATTGACCTTTTGGCCGCCCATATACAGGCTGCCGGTCGTAATATCCTCCAGGCCGGCAATCAGGCGCAAAGTGGTGGACTTGCCGCAGCCGGAGGCGCCGAGCAAAATCAGCCGCTCTCCCGGCCGGACCGTCAGGTTCAGATTATCAATGACACTGGCTTTGCCATACGCCTTGGAGACATGGTCAAAAACAATTTCCTTCATCATTCCCCCGCCTTTCTCGTCAGGTTACCGGCTTATTTGATGCCGGAAGAAGTAAAGGTACTGATAATATAGCGCTGGAATATCAGGAACAGCAGCAGCGGAATCAGCATCGTCATCACCGATACCGCCATCGCGATTGTGAAGTCGGTGCCTCCCTCGGAGCTGATAAACAGCTGCAGCGCCAGCGGCAGCGTATAGTTCTCCTTGTCCTTGAGAATCAGCACCGGCCAGACATATTCGTTCCAGGAATTGATAAAAAACATGATGCCGGTGGACACAACCGCCGGTTTGATCAGCGGCAGCACAATGCCGCCGAGAATGTGCAGGTGGCCGGCCTGGTCAATGCGCGCCGCCTCGATCAGGGACCGGGGGATGGTCCGCATCGCCTGCCGCAGCAGAAAGATACCGGTGGCATCCGCCAGCTGCGGTAGGATAACGCCGATGACCGTATTGCGGAAACCGAGCTGGGATACCGTCAGATAGTTGGGGATCATGGTCACGGTAAAGGGAACAAAGATGGTGCTGATCAAAATGAAATAAAGAATATTTTTCCCCCGAAAATCAAAATACACAAAGCCATAGGCTGCCAGGACGCCGGTGAGAGTCTTAAACAGCGTCACCGCCGCTGCGATCAAAAAGGTGTTAGCGGTGATCTGCACCAGCGGCAGCCGGGAGAACACCTGCAAATAATTATTGAAAGTCGGCTGCTCAGGGATCAGGCCGAACACGTTGCTGTAAGCCTCGCTGAGTTCCTTAAACGAACTGGAAACGGCGAACACAATGGGCATCAGCGACAGAAACAGGATGCAGCCGAGCAGAATATGCCATTTGAGTTCCGGTTCAATTCTCATAGTAGACGCCTTTCTCCACATAGCGGAATTCCAGGACCAGCAGGATGACGAACAAAACCATTGCCACAATGGCGAAGGCCGACGCGTAGCCGGTACGGTAAAGGGTAAAGGCTTCCTGATAGACGTTGTAAATCGCATTGGAGCTGGCGTTATCCGGCCCTCCCTGGGTAATAACCTTAATAGGGGTAAAGACATACTGCAGTCCCTGGACAACGGTCATAATCAAGATATAGACGCCGGTGGCGCTGCTCATAGGTAACACAATATCGAAAAAAATGCGGTGCAGGGGAACATTGTCAATGCGGGCGGCTTCAATGACCTCCCGGGGCACCCCGGCGACGCCGCCGAAGATGACGATAAAATTGTAACCAAACACTTTCCAGGTGGTAATCAGGCTCAGCACCACAATGACCAGTCCCTGGGTCTTGCTCCAGACAGGCACGGTGATGCCAAAAAATTTGGCGATCAGCGCCACCGGACCGGAGATCGGGTTCAAGATCCATAAATACAGGATCGAACCCACCACCAGCGAAATCACGCTGGGCAGAAAAAACGCGCTTTTGTAAAACCCCAGGCCGCGTTCGATTACAAAGGACAGGATAAATGCCAGGGCATAGGGCGCGGCGCAGTTCAGCAGCAGCAAAATGGCGATATAGGCCGCCGTATTTTTCAGCACCGTATAGGTCAGCGGGTCCTGGAACAAGACCAGGTAATTGCCCCAGCCGACAAAGACCTTGACCGGCTTAATCATATTCCAGTCGAAAAAGCTTAAATACGCGGTATAAAACAACGGATAAAACATAAATACCGCAAAAACGAGCAGTGAAGGCAGGATAAAGCTAAAAGCGATCCAGTTGTCCCCGTTGATCAAACGGGACCCTGCTTTCTCCGGTTTCATTGTTTACCTCCCCTCAGGCGACCTGCCGCCGTCGCCGTCAATGAAAGCAGCGGCGGCGCCTTCCGACACCGCCGCGCCTACGCCAGCCGGCATTGCGTCCAGACGCATTCTGCCGAACGGTCGCTATTTTAACAACTCATTGATCTTGGTCTGGGTTTGGGTCAGTCCCTCCCGGGCCGAAATGCTGCCGCTTAAGATCCGGTCCCGGACATCCAGCAGCAATTGTTCCGCCTGCAGCCCGGCATCTCCCGGGAAGGAGGTCCAGGATACGACCCCGTCCATCTGGCTGGTTGCCGCCGCCATCATTTTGTTTTCGGCCAGGAAGCTTTTCAGGCCGTTTTCGGCTTCGGCTACGTCTTTGCGCGGCGGCACATAGCCGGTTCCTTTCGTCCAGGCAGCCATTGACTCTACGCTGTACAGAAATTTGGTAAACTCCCAGGCCGCCTTCTGCTCGGCTTCGGTCTGCGCGGTGATGGCCAGGAAACACCCCCCCGCGGGCAGCCGCTTCGCCTTGCCCTGCCAGGCCGGCGAACTAACCGCCGCCGCGTCAAAGGTGGCGCCTTTTTGCACATTGGCCCGCTGGGCAATCGTCGTGTACAGCATGCCTACATTGCCGTCAATAAAGGACTGTACCCCTTCGCCCCAGGAAATATGCAGGGCCGATTTTTGGTTGACCACCATGTCGGCGTAGGCCTCATAAGCCCGGATACCTTCATCGGAAGCAAAGCTGGCCTTACCGTTGGTCATCATTCGCGCGCCGTTGCTCTCCATCAAGGCCTGCTGCGCCCAGTTATCGGCCGGCTCCTGCATATAAAAGCCGTATTTTCCGGTCTTTGCCTTGATCGTATTAGCAAATTTGATCAGCTCTTCCCAGGTTTTCGGTCCGTTCTCATCCAGGCCGGCCTGACGCAGCAGGTCCCGGTTGATATACAGCACCGGTGTACTCAGCGAATACGGCAGCCCTACCTGGCTGCTCCGGCTGTTCTTGGCCAGGCCCATAACATTGGGCAGGAAATGATCCTGTAAAAAGGTTTTGTCCTGGGGAAAATGCGCGTCAATGATTGTCTGAGGTGCAACATAGCGGAAGTTGTTGGAAAAGTAATCTAAGAAAGCCCAGCCA encodes the following:
- a CDS encoding carbohydrate ABC transporter permease — protein: MRIEPELKWHILLGCILFLSLMPIVFAVSSSFKELSEAYSNVFGLIPEQPTFNNYLQVFSRLPLVQITANTFLIAAAVTLFKTLTGVLAAYGFVYFDFRGKNILYFILISTIFVPFTVTMIPNYLTVSQLGFRNTVIGVILPQLADATGIFLLRQAMRTIPRSLIEAARIDQAGHLHILGGIVLPLIKPAVVSTGIMFFINSWNEYVWPVLILKDKENYTLPLALQLFISSEGGTDFTIAMAVSVMTMLIPLLLFLIFQRYIISTFTSSGIK
- a CDS encoding carbohydrate ABC transporter permease, whose protein sequence is MKPEKAGSRLINGDNWIAFSFILPSLLVFAVFMFYPLFYTAYLSFFDWNMIKPVKVFVGWGNYLVLFQDPLTYTVLKNTAAYIAILLLLNCAAPYALAFILSFVIERGLGFYKSAFFLPSVISLVVGSILYLWILNPISGPVALIAKFFGITVPVWSKTQGLVIVVLSLITTWKVFGYNFIVIFGGVAGVPREVIEAARIDNVPLHRIFFDIVLPMSSATGVYILIMTVVQGLQYVFTPIKVITQGGPDNASSNAIYNVYQEAFTLYRTGYASAFAIVAMVLFVILLVLEFRYVEKGVYYEN
- a CDS encoding MGDG synthase family glycosyltransferase; this translates as MALRVLILSASVGAGHLRAAQAVELALREIHPDAMIQNLDVLELTNAAFRRLYGRAYLDLVHKAPHVLGYIYDMLDQPGWFTHNGGDRLRQLMEQLNLKPFIDLLTSQPWDLVLNTHFLPASIIASLKNENRLQLPHVTVTTDFDTHRLWVNQPCERYFTAAEEGKINLTAWGVPVGDIILTGIPIHPVFAQPKSRQDCCQRQGLSGDRPLVLQLAGGFGVGSIERIYQSLLTVEQPLEVMVVAGRNVKVRQQLETRACPPRHRTHIFGFTDQIDELMAAADIIVSKPGGLTTAETLARGAAMVIVDPIPGQESRNSDFLLENGAAVKVNNLSTLAYKVSSLLADPGRLRQIQDNACRIARPRAAFDVVQRSLELLS
- a CDS encoding sugar phosphate isomerase/epimerase family protein codes for the protein MSRIYISTNLYSPSQMHRIFTLMEQIGDRTVGIELFPEWQSEVFCRELEGYMPQFSHYPISLHGPYYCTEHSAAAGTPDYERSMAYFRRTFGLSERLSSRYIVFHHNNCRVEPQKRQEMIDTAAQNLAQLRYEARLCGARLAVENAGVLASGNMLFDETQFIDMAAAIPDGILLDVGHAHANGWDIPRVIRKLADKIIAYHLHNNDGREDQHNRIHDGTLDMAQVLTCCGQFTPQADLVIEYGKQCAGDIAGIAADVSYIRSIIDRSAA
- a CDS encoding extracellular solute-binding protein; translation: MKKSMVKGICLGLVSMLLLAGCGSQNSTAPAADGKKVRIEYWHVNAETQGGKTVEQLVKDFNAQSKTVEVVARYNPDMYKGLMQNLQAEAATEKSPAVVQIGWAFLDYFSNNFRYVAPQTIIDAHFPQDKTFLQDHFLPNVMGLAKNSRSSQVGLPYSLSTPVLYINRDLLRQAGLDENGPKTWEELIKFANTIKAKTGKYGFYMQEPADNWAQQALMESNGARMMTNGKASFASDEGIRAYEAYADMVVNQKSALHISWGEGVQSFIDGNVGMLYTTIAQRANVQKGATFDAAAVSSPAWQGKAKRLPAGGCFLAITAQTEAEQKAAWEFTKFLYSVESMAAWTKGTGYVPPRKDVAEAENGLKSFLAENKMMAAATSQMDGVVSWTSFPGDAGLQAEQLLLDVRDRILSGSISAREGLTQTQTKINELLK